A genomic segment from Desulfurobacterium pacificum encodes:
- the ribH gene encoding 6,7-dimethyl-8-ribityllumazine synthase yields the protein MNVIEGKLIAEGLKFAIVVSRFNSFITERLVEGAVDCLLRHGAKKEDIDVVKVPGAFELPLIAKKLAQKDYDAVIALGAVIRGETPHFDYVAAEVSKGIAAASLEVGKPISFGVLTTDTVEQAIDRAGTKAGNKGWEAALSAIEMANLLRKVEK from the coding sequence ATGAACGTTATAGAAGGAAAGCTAATAGCAGAAGGTCTAAAGTTTGCAATCGTTGTAAGCAGATTTAATTCTTTTATTACAGAAAGGCTTGTTGAAGGTGCAGTTGATTGCCTTCTGAGGCACGGCGCTAAAAAGGAAGATATAGATGTGGTTAAAGTTCCGGGAGCTTTTGAACTTCCTCTGATTGCCAAAAAGCTTGCGCAGAAAGACTACGATGCAGTTATAGCTTTAGGTGCGGTTATAAGAGGAGAAACTCCACACTTTGATTACGTTGCGGCAGAGGTAAGTAAAGGAATAGCGGCTGCTTCTTTGGAAGTAGGAAAACCTATATCTTTCGGCGTTCTTACAACAGATACTGTGGAACAGGCTATTGATAGGGCGGGAACGAAAGCAGGTAATAAAGGTTGGGAGGCAGCACTTTCAGCTATAGAGATGGCTAATCTTCTCAGGAAGGTGGAAAAATGA
- the gyrB gene encoding DNA topoisomerase (ATP-hydrolyzing) subunit B: MSTEKYDASAIKVLEGLEAVRKRPGMYIGDTGSYGLHHLVFEVVDNSVDEALAGYCTEIEVIIHEDNSITVADNGRGIPVDIHPEYGKPAAEIVLTVLHAGGKFEKKAYKYSGGLHGVGVSVVNALSEWLKLEIHRDGKVYKQIYEKGKPVTEFACVAESSKRGTIITFKPDPEIFEVTEFSWDILANRLRELAFLNKGLKITLIDERVDPPRKEVFYYEGGIVEFVKKINEKKDPLFPEPIYITGEKDEILVEVALQYNSTYTEQIFSFVNNINTREGGTHVAGFRMALTRAITKFIEENNLIPKGAKISITGDDVREGLVAVISVKVPNPQFEGQTKSKLGNSEVRPVVASIVYEKLWNFLTERPDIGKKIAEKVITAARAREAAKRARELTRRKSALEEFSLPGKLADCSERDPEKTELFLVEGDSAGGSAKQGRDRRFQAILPLKGKIINVEKARIEKVLSNDEIKTIITALGTGVGAGFDISKLRYNKIIIMTDADVDGAHIRTLLLTFFFRQFPEIVERGHLYIAQPPLYRVKKGKKEMYIKTDDELDRVILLFALDSVKLLDKGGKELDRETAEKVVNDLLKLENLITVLSRKRDRDVINALLRVGAEYKDLYSPEKVKELVESLKKALPKSLEGTEFEIVEDKEHCSFKILCHIPIDKYLKKTVEINEDLLMLDIYKQARGLKKKIREVLGEPPYRVIKKEQVEFETLEELFNFLLKCGKEGIYIQRYKGLGEMNPEQLWETTMNPENRTLLKVSVEDAVQADEVFTVLMGDKVEPRREFIQRFAKEVRNLDV, translated from the coding sequence ATGTCCACAGAAAAGTATGACGCATCAGCCATCAAAGTTTTAGAAGGACTTGAAGCCGTCCGAAAAAGACCGGGAATGTATATAGGAGATACAGGTTCTTACGGTCTTCACCATTTAGTGTTTGAAGTTGTTGATAATAGCGTTGATGAAGCTTTAGCAGGATACTGCACAGAAATAGAAGTAATCATACATGAAGATAACTCAATAACCGTTGCAGATAACGGTAGAGGTATTCCTGTAGATATCCATCCAGAATATGGAAAACCGGCAGCAGAAATAGTTCTTACTGTTCTGCACGCAGGCGGTAAGTTTGAAAAGAAGGCTTACAAGTACTCCGGTGGATTGCATGGCGTTGGCGTTTCGGTCGTTAACGCTCTATCTGAATGGCTAAAACTTGAAATTCATAGAGACGGAAAGGTTTACAAACAGATATACGAAAAAGGAAAGCCTGTAACGGAATTTGCCTGCGTGGCAGAAAGCTCAAAAAGAGGAACGATAATTACCTTTAAGCCAGACCCCGAAATATTTGAAGTCACAGAATTTAGCTGGGATATATTGGCAAACAGGTTAAGAGAATTAGCGTTTTTAAATAAAGGACTGAAAATCACTCTAATAGATGAAAGAGTAGACCCACCAAGAAAAGAGGTTTTCTACTACGAAGGTGGAATAGTTGAGTTTGTAAAGAAGATTAACGAGAAGAAAGACCCTCTCTTCCCTGAGCCTATCTATATAACCGGTGAGAAAGATGAGATTTTAGTAGAGGTTGCCCTTCAATATAACTCAACCTACACGGAGCAGATTTTTAGCTTTGTGAACAACATAAATACGCGGGAAGGTGGAACGCACGTTGCCGGCTTTAGAATGGCACTTACAAGAGCGATAACTAAGTTCATAGAAGAAAACAACCTGATACCAAAAGGCGCAAAGATTTCTATAACCGGTGATGACGTTAGAGAAGGGCTGGTAGCAGTAATTTCTGTAAAAGTTCCCAACCCTCAGTTTGAAGGGCAGACAAAGTCAAAATTAGGGAACTCGGAAGTAAGACCCGTAGTTGCGTCAATCGTTTATGAAAAGCTGTGGAACTTTCTGACGGAAAGACCGGATATAGGAAAGAAGATAGCCGAAAAAGTTATCACAGCAGCAAGGGCGAGAGAAGCTGCCAAAAGAGCAAGAGAATTAACGAGAAGGAAGAGCGCTTTAGAAGAATTTTCCCTACCTGGAAAGTTGGCTGACTGCTCAGAGAGAGACCCTGAAAAAACGGAACTTTTCTTGGTTGAGGGAGACTCTGCAGGAGGAAGTGCAAAGCAGGGGAGAGACAGGAGATTTCAGGCAATACTCCCACTTAAAGGAAAGATTATCAACGTTGAAAAGGCAAGGATTGAAAAAGTTCTTTCAAACGATGAGATAAAAACGATAATAACCGCATTAGGAACAGGTGTTGGAGCAGGCTTTGATATAAGTAAGCTCAGATATAACAAAATCATCATAATGACAGACGCCGACGTTGATGGAGCGCACATAAGAACGCTTTTGCTAACCTTCTTCTTCCGTCAGTTTCCTGAAATTGTTGAAAGAGGACACCTATACATAGCACAACCGCCCCTCTACAGAGTAAAGAAAGGCAAAAAGGAAATGTATATTAAAACAGACGATGAGTTAGATAGAGTAATTCTCCTCTTTGCCCTTGATTCTGTGAAGTTGTTAGATAAAGGTGGAAAAGAGTTAGACAGAGAAACTGCTGAAAAAGTTGTTAACGACCTTTTGAAGTTAGAAAATCTGATAACCGTTCTATCAAGGAAGAGAGATAGAGACGTTATAAACGCTCTGCTGAGAGTTGGAGCAGAGTATAAAGACTTATATTCTCCGGAGAAGGTAAAAGAGTTAGTTGAATCACTTAAAAAGGCATTGCCTAAATCCCTTGAGGGAACAGAATTTGAGATAGTAGAAGATAAAGAACACTGTTCCTTCAAAATCCTGTGCCACATTCCTATAGACAAATACCTGAAGAAAACCGTTGAAATCAATGAAGATTTACTGATGCTTGATATCTACAAACAGGCAAGGGGACTTAAAAAGAAAATAAGAGAAGTCTTAGGCGAACCGCCGTATAGGGTTATTAAAAAAGAGCAGGTAGAGTTTGAAACGTTAGAAGAACTGTTTAATTTCCTCTTAAAATGCGGGAAAGAAGGCATATACATTCAGAGATACAAGGGTTTAGGGGAAATGAACCCAGAACAGCTTTGGGAAACAACGATGAACCCGGAAAATAGA